One window of Mauremys reevesii isolate NIE-2019 linkage group 4, ASM1616193v1, whole genome shotgun sequence genomic DNA carries:
- the LOC120403030 gene encoding hippocalcin-like protein 4, protein MMVGTVIMMRMNQDGLTPQQRVDKIFTKMDKDKNDQITLEEFKEAAKSDPSIVLLLQCDMQK, encoded by the coding sequence ATGATGGTGGGGACGGTCATCATGATGAGAATGAACCAGGACGGGCTGACTCCCCAGCAGCGGGTtgacaagatcttcaccaagatGGACAAGGACAAGAACGACCAGATCACTCTGGAGGAGTTCAAGGAAGCTGCCAAGAGCGACCCCTCTATTGTCCTCCTCCTGCAGTGTGACATGCAGAAATAG